TGCCGAACCAGGGCGTACGCGCCGACGAAGGCGAGGGCGTGGGTCAGGACGTACAGGATGTTGTAACGCACGACGCCCGCGACCGGGCCCTCGCCGATCATGCCCGCCGGGGCGTACCCGAGGAGGGTGTCGGAGTAGGCATAGGTGTACGGCTCGGGATAGAAGGTATTCGAGTGCCACAACTGGGTGGGATCGTGCAGCAGCCCGTGCCCGCCCCAGGCGATCTGCCAGGCCTGGAGGATCGGGTCACCGATGTCCTGTGGGACCGTCGAGGTGATGTCGCGCAGCGTCGGCCAGGTCAGCAGTACGGCGAGCAGCAGCCCACCGAGCACGGCGAGCATCCACTCGTGCGTGACCAGGCGTACGACGGCGCCCCGGAGCCGGCGCCCCGATCCGGTGCGCCCGGTACCGTCCCCGCCCGCCCCGCCCGCCCGGCGCGGCCCGGCCGTCGCCTCCGACCCGTCGCCGGTCCGTTCGTCCTGCCCGGCCGGCACTGTCTGCCGCTCGATCGTCATCCGCCATGTCCTTCCGGCTCGGGCCCTGTCCACCCGCAGCACACCGGCATTGATGATTCCTGATGTGGTTCGGGCTGTCACTCCCGCTCTTCCCGGCTCACCCCGGTGGGGTGAGGAGACCTCACCCGAGCACGAGCGAGGGTCGAGTCAACGGGCGTGACCGGCGGGCCGCAGCCTACCGGGCGCGGGATCCGTCGGGTCGCGCTCCCGGCACGGTGCCCGCGACGCCACACGCCGCCTGGAACCTCGACCGTGGGAGGAACGACCATGGCCACCCGGACGACGATCCGCAGCGACGAGGAGATCCAGCGTGACGTGCTGGAGGAACTGGGCTGGGAGCCCCGGGTCCAGCCGAACGAGATCGGCGTCGCGGTCCGGGACGGCGTGGTGACCCTGAGCGGCTGGGTGGACAACTACGCCAAGAAGTGGTCGGCGGAGCGCGCCGCACACCGGGTGAACCGGGTCCGGGCGATCGCCAACGACATCGAGGTACGGCTGCCGAGCTCCGCCGAGCGCACCGATCCGGAGATCGCGGCGGCCGCCGACCGGGCGCTGGAGTGGGACGCCTTCGTTCCGGTGGCGGCGCTCGACGTGACCGTCTCCAACGGCTGGGTCGTACTGCGGGGCGAGGTCGAGTGGGAGTACCA
The nucleotide sequence above comes from Plantactinospora soyae. Encoded proteins:
- a CDS encoding BON domain-containing protein, giving the protein MATRTTIRSDEEIQRDVLEELGWEPRVQPNEIGVAVRDGVVTLSGWVDNYAKKWSAERAAHRVNRVRAIANDIEVRLPSSAERTDPEIAAAADRALEWDAFVPVAALDVTVSNGWVVLRGEVEWEYQRRAAEQAVRRLSGVRGLTNGISVQPREEPASDEISERIRSALLRSVETDAARIDIRIEGDSVILAGTVRSWLEREEAERVAWSAPGVTSVDNHITVRL